The Clostridium sporogenes genome contains a region encoding:
- the cobM gene encoding precorrin-4 C(11)-methyltransferase — translation MESKVYFIGAGPGDPDLITVKGRDILSKADVVIYAGSLVSKEHLDYCKEGVEVYNSASMTLKEVIKVIEKAHNENKSIVRLHTGDPSIYGAIKEQMDELDKLNICYEVVPGVSSFAAAAASIKKEFTLPGVSQTLILTRVEGRTPVPEKEDLEVLASRGASMALFLSVGMIDKVASKLKKGYGRNVPIAVIQRATWQDEKIVIGTLDDIAKKVKDANITKTAQILVGDFIDCKYDKSLLYDEKFTHEFRKGINK, via the coding sequence AGGAGCAGGTCCTGGAGATCCAGATTTAATAACAGTAAAAGGAAGAGACATTTTAAGTAAAGCAGATGTAGTTATATATGCAGGTTCTTTAGTAAGCAAAGAACATTTAGATTATTGTAAGGAAGGGGTAGAGGTTTATAATTCAGCTTCTATGACTTTAAAGGAAGTTATAAAAGTTATAGAAAAGGCCCATAATGAAAATAAATCTATAGTTAGACTTCATACAGGAGATCCATCTATATATGGAGCTATAAAAGAGCAAATGGATGAATTAGATAAATTAAATATATGCTATGAGGTGGTACCAGGAGTAAGCTCCTTTGCAGCCGCTGCAGCATCTATTAAAAAAGAATTTACTCTACCGGGAGTAAGTCAAACTCTAATACTTACAAGAGTAGAGGGAAGAACACCAGTACCAGAAAAAGAAGATTTGGAAGTTTTAGCAAGTAGAGGAGCATCCATGGCGCTATTTTTATCAGTAGGTATGATTGATAAAGTAGCTTCAAAATTAAAAAAGGGATATGGAAGAAATGTTCCAATAGCAGTAATTCAAAGAGCTACTTGGCAGGATGAAAAAATAGTTATAGGAACTTTAGATGACATAGCAAAAAAGGTTAAAGATGCTAATATAACAAAAACAGCTCAAATATTAGTAGGTGATTTTATAGATTGCAAATATGATAAAAGCCTACTATATGATGAGAAATTTACTCATGAATTTAGAAAAGGAATTAATAAGTAA